NNNNNNNNNNNNNNNNNNNNNNNNNNNNNNNNNNNNNNNNNNNNNNNNNNNNNNNNNNNNNNNNNNNNNNNNNNNNNNNNNNNNNNNNNNNNNNNNNNNNNNNNNNNNNNNNNNNNNNNNNNNNNNNNNNNNNNNNNNNNNNNNNNNNNNNNNNNNNNNNNNNNNNNNNNNNNNNNNNNNNNNNNNNNNNNNNNNNNNNNNNNNNNNNNNNNNNNNNNNNNNNNNNNNNNNNNNNNNNNNNNNNNNNNNNNNNNNNNNNNNNNNNNNNNNNNNNNNNNNNNNNNNNNNNNNNNNNNNNNNNNNNNNNNNNNNNNNNNNNNNNNNNNNNNNNNNNNNNNNNNNNNNNNNNNNNNNNNNNNNNNNNNNNNNNNNNNNNNNNNNNNNNNNNNNNNNNNNNNNNNNNNNNNNNNNNNNNNNNNNNNNNNNNNNNNNNNNNNNNNNNNNNNNNNNNNNCTCTCTCTGGGACCGGGGTgtgttagatacactgtcctttcccccctctctctctgggaccggggtgtgttagatacactgtcctttcccccccctctctctgggaccggggtgtgttagatacactgtcctttccccccctcTCTTGTACCTTGGCTGAATGACTTTTCCGATGTGAGGTTTTTTGGTGAAGAGTTTGTTTTGTTGCGTTGAGGAAGGTATTGCAAACGTGGAGAGCAGACTCTAGTGAGCAGAAATCCATGTGCTGTCGGGGGGTGTTGTTCAACAGTTCCTAGTGAGAGACACAGGGGGCGACACTTAAGTGATTACAGAATCTCTATCAGGTAAATTCCCCGTTCCcccccgctctacaccgtccccatggaccccaaaccccttccccgttccctcccactctacaccgtccccatggaccccaaacccctccccGCTCCCTCCCGCTCCACACCGTCCCATAGTGAGCCATGCTTACCCCTGCTCCTCCATCATGTCTTCCAGCTCGATGCACTTGAGCTCCACCTTGCGCTTGCGTTCATGGTCCAGGATGTCCTGGTTTGGCTTCTTCACCAGGCCCGACTCCAGCTTCTTCAGCTCCTCCTCTGACTTGTAGTCCACCCTGTCCTTCTTGTGCCGGACGGAGGACAGGTTCC
The Chiloscyllium plagiosum isolate BGI_BamShark_2017 unplaced genomic scaffold, ASM401019v2 scaf_9585, whole genome shotgun sequence DNA segment above includes these coding regions:
- the LOC122547582 gene encoding serine/arginine repetitive matrix protein 2-like gives rise to the protein MYNGIGLPTPRGSGTNGYVQRNLSSVRHKKDRVDYKSEEELKKLESGLVKKPNQDILDHERKRKVELKCIELEDMMEEQG